In archaeon BMS3Bbin15, the DNA window TGTAAAGCTTGAGTCAGGCAATGTTACCCTTGAAACCTCACATGCAAATATTGTTCGTGTACCCATGAGCACCAGTGAGAATTTCCTTCACAGTATTTCCAATCCGAATATTGCCTATCTCCTCTTTATTGCAGGAATTTTTGGTATAATATTTGAACTCTCCAGCCCGGGTGCAATTTTTCCAGGTGTTGTGGGGGTTATCTGCCTTTTACTTGCTCTCTGGAGTTTTCAGGCTATAAGTATAAATTATGCTGGTTTAATCTTAATACTTTTTGGAATTTTTCTCTTTTTGCTTGAGATTAAAGTAAATTCCCTTGGTTTACTCAGTATTGGAGGTGTAATTTCACTGGTGCTGGGCTCTCTTATGCTGATAAATGTGAGTAAGGAGCCCTTTATAAGCATATCCTACTGGAGTATAGGCTCCGTGGCACTTATAACAGCCCTGTTTTTCACTTTTGTTGTTGCCAAGACGGCAGCAGCCATGAGAAAAAAGCCGGAAACAGGTAAGGAGGGTATGCTCGGGTTGATAGGGGAAACAAAGACAGAACTCTCTCCCGAAGGGCTGATATTTATTCACGGCGAACTCTGGAGAGCAAGAACAGAAAAGGAGAAAATTGAAATAGGTAGAAAGGTTAAAGTAGTAGGGATAGAGAACCTTATGTTGATAGTAAAGGAGGTGAAGTAAATGGCATTACTGGATGGTATTTCTATTATAATCCCTGTTGTGCTTATTGTTATTGCTATAGTTGTTTCAGGAGTAAAAGTTGTAAGTGAATATGAACGTGGTGTTATTTATAGGATGGGTAGATATGTTGGGGTCAAAGGTCCTGGTATGTTCTACATTATACCAATGGTAGATAGAATGTTCAAGCTTGACCTGAGAACCATAACCATGGATGTGCCATCTCAGGATGTCATAACCCGAGATAATGTACCGGTCAGAGTGAATGCTGTGATTTACTTCAGGACTATTGACCCTGGCAAGGCAATAAATGAAGTGGAGAATTATCTTGCAGCCACAAGTATGATAGCCCAGACTACACTCAGAAGTGTTGTAGGTGAAGCAGAGCTTGATGAACTTCTGAGTGAGAGGGAAAAACTGAATGAAAGGCTTCAAAAGATTATAGATACCCAGACAGACCCATGGGGTATAAAGGTTACTGCCGTTGAAATCAAGGATGTTGAAATACCTCAGGATATGCAGCGTGCCATGGCTGCTCAGGCAGAAGCTGAAAGGGAAAGAAGAGCAAAGATTATCTCAGCACAGGGTGAATATCAGGCTGCAGAGAAGCTTAGTCAGGCCGCAGAAATAATGAGTGAACATCCAGCATCTCTTCAGCTGAGATTTCTTCAGACTGTTACAGAGGCAGCCAGTGAGAAGTCTTCAATCTTTGTCTTGCCTATACCAATAGATATCATCCAGGGATTTATGAATATGAATCAAAAGAAGAAGGAGTAACTCTGAAACTTACTCCTCAACATTTCTTTTTTTAGACAGATAAATCCTGCAATCCTCTTCCTTGGTCTGATAAACCTTAATCCTGTCTAGAAGCTCTGGTTCCAGACTCTCTGAATCAACCATCTTTGCCAGTGTATAAACATTCAAATCCGAAACTCTCTCCCATAATCCGGCTTTCTTCAGCAATCTCTCCAGCTCTTTTCTTGCAATTTCCTTTTTTGCCGGATATTTGCTTATCTCTTTTATCTTTACCCTTGCCCTGACATCACTTCCTGCTATCACCTCAACCCCTTCTCTCCTGGAATAATCTACCAGGGCTTCCTTCAACTCCCTGAGTTCAGCATCGATTTTCCTGAGGAAATCTCTTTTCTCTTCCAGAAAGGCAGTGTATTTGTTTAC includes these proteins:
- a CDS encoding hypothetical protein (NfeD-like C-terminal, partner-binding); protein product: MLVTIAVLLLISSALCSASEVYVGEVNGMIDPVLSQYVSGVINQAENANASAVVLVIDTPGGLDKSMRSIIKTVLASRVPVVGYVYPRGARAASAGSFILLATQIAAMSPGTNLGAAHPVGISLTGETAVGNKITQDAAAYMRAIAQLNGRNVSLAESFVLKSRSITEKEALKDGAINVVAGNIGELLNKINGKTVKLESGNVTLETSHANIVRVPMSTSENFLHSISNPNIAYLLFIAGIFGIIFELSSPGAIFPGVVGVICLLLALWSFQAISINYAGLILILFGIFLFLLEIKVNSLGLLSIGGVISLVLGSLMLINVSKEPFISISYWSIGSVALITALFFTFVVAKTAAAMRKKPETGKEGMLGLIGETKTELSPEGLIFIHGELWRARTEKEKIEIGRKVKVVGIENLMLIVKEVK
- the hflK gene encoding modulator of FtsH protease HflK gives rise to the protein MALLDGISIIIPVVLIVIAIVVSGVKVVSEYERGVIYRMGRYVGVKGPGMFYIIPMVDRMFKLDLRTITMDVPSQDVITRDNVPVRVNAVIYFRTIDPGKAINEVENYLAATSMIAQTTLRSVVGEAELDELLSEREKLNERLQKIIDTQTDPWGIKVTAVEIKDVEIPQDMQRAMAAQAEAERERRAKIISAQGEYQAAEKLSQAAEIMSEHPASLQLRFLQTVTEAASEKSSIFVLPIPIDIIQGFMNMNQKKKE